A segment of the Prochlorococcus marinus str. MIT 9215 genome:
GAGAATTAATAGGTGATGCTTTGGGATCAGCAGGAGGATTAAAAAAAATTCAAGATTTTCAGAAATTTTTTGATGAAACATTTGTTGTTTTATGTGGTGATGCTTTAGTTGATTTAGATTTAACTCAAGCTGTTAAAAAACATAAGCAGAAAGGAGCTATTGCGAGCTTGATAACCAAGAGGGTAATTAAAGATCAAGTATCAAGCTACGGCGTTGTAGTTTCAGATGAAAATGGCAGAATAAAGGCTTTTCAGGAAAAGCCATCAGTTGATCAAGCTTTAAGTGATTCTATAAATACAGGAATTTATCTTTTTGAACCCGAGATTTTTAATTACATCCCTTCAGCCGAAAAATTTGATATTGGAGCCGATCTTTTTCCTAAACTTGTTGAAATGGACTTGCCATTTTTTGCATTACCAATGGATTTTGAATGGGTAGATATTGGAAAAGTTCCTGATTATTGGAGCGCTATTAGAAATGTATTGCTAGGTAAGGTTAGACAAGTACAAATACCAGGTAAGGAAATTAAACCAGGAGTTTTTACCGGTTTGAATGTAGCTGCTAACTGGGAAAAAGTTAATATTACCGGGCCTGTTTATATAGGAGGCATGACTAGGATAGAGGATGGAGCAACTATTATTGGTCCTACTATGATTGGGCCAAGTTGTTGCATTTGCGAGGGAGCAATCATAGATAACTCAATTATTTTTGATTACTCTAAGATTGGTAAAGGTGTACGACTTGTTGATAAGTTAGTGTTTGGTAAATATTGTGTTGGAAAAAATGGAGATCATTTTGATTTGCAAGATGCATCTTTAGATTGGTTGATAGCAGATTCAAGAAGATCTGATTTGACTGAGCCATCCCCTCAGCAGAAAGCTATGGCAGAATTATTAGGTACTGATTTGATTAATATTCCAGACTAAGATCAGCTTTTTTAATAATATCAGGAATCAAATGTTCTGCCCTTACGGCCATTAGATGTATACCACTAGCGATATTCATAAAATCATGAGCTTGTTCAGCTGCAATTTCTATACCTTCTTGTAAAGGGTTTTTAGCATCCTTAAGACGATTTAAGATGTTTTCAGGGATGTTTGCGCCTGGAACGTATTTGTTTATAAAGAGGGCGTTTTTGTAAGACTTTAATAGGAATACACCTGCGATAACAGGCATTTCAAGAGGATTGCTAATTTTTTCGCAAAAATCTATCAAATTTTGTTTTTCCATAACCATTTGAGTTTGTATAAATCCAGCTCCAGCCTCTTTTTTCTTTCTCATTCTATTCTCTAAA
Coding sequences within it:
- a CDS encoding nucleotidyltransferase family protein; this encodes MKAMILAAGKGTRVQPITHVIPKPMIPILQKPVMEFLLELLREHNFKEIMVNVSHLAEEIENYFRDGQRFGVEIAYSFEGRIEDGELIGDALGSAGGLKKIQDFQKFFDETFVVLCGDALVDLDLTQAVKKHKQKGAIASLITKRVIKDQVSSYGVVVSDENGRIKAFQEKPSVDQALSDSINTGIYLFEPEIFNYIPSAEKFDIGADLFPKLVEMDLPFFALPMDFEWVDIGKVPDYWSAIRNVLLGKVRQVQIPGKEIKPGVFTGLNVAANWEKVNITGPVYIGGMTRIEDGATIIGPTMIGPSCCICEGAIIDNSIIFDYSKIGKGVRLVDKLVFGKYCVGKNGDHFDLQDASLDWLIADSRRSDLTEPSPQQKAMAELLGTDLINIPD